The following are encoded in a window of bacterium genomic DNA:
- the dxs gene encoding 1-deoxy-D-xylulose-5-phosphate synthase → MARVDAGTPVSALTAEEHERLAAEIRETIIATVAHTGGHLAPSLGVVELTIALHAVFPTPRDRIVWDVGHQCYAHKLLTGRFVNFGTLRQAGGISGFPRRAESPHDVFGTGHSGTSISAACGLAAARDALGARHKVVAVIGDGSLTSGEAFEALNHAGHLKKDLVVVLNDNEMSISPNVGALSSYLNRVLTSHLPTRMRDEFVRFIRSLPHVGEQAAKIAKRVEESVKALIVPGLLFEELGFRYVGPIPGHDVRNLVETFRNVREEFRKPVLVHVITRKGKGFPPAERDPARYHGVGPFDPATGALITAPAPPSYTAVFGRALVGEGAREPRLVAITAAMPDGTGLAPFAAAHPARFFDVGIAEQHAVTFAAGLACEGMRPVVAIYSTFLQRGYDQVLHDVCLQGLPVVFALDRGGLVGDDGATHHGLFDLAFLRSIPGMVVAAPKDEAELARLLRTALAHPGPFALRYPRGAGLGVPVDEDPQPLPVGSWEVLRPGGDLAILAVGPCVRPALEAAEALAAEGWRVGVVNARFVKPLDAAVLAETAAANPLLITAEEGVLAGGFGDAVIAQLAEQGPAGVRVERAGVPDEFVEHAPQALLRDRLGLNAAGLAGRARR, encoded by the coding sequence CTGGCGCGCGTCGACGCGGGCACGCCCGTCTCGGCGCTCACCGCGGAGGAGCACGAGCGGCTCGCGGCCGAGATCCGCGAGACGATCATCGCGACGGTCGCGCACACCGGCGGGCACCTGGCGCCGAGCCTCGGCGTGGTCGAGCTGACGATCGCCCTGCACGCCGTCTTCCCGACGCCCCGCGACCGCATCGTCTGGGACGTCGGGCACCAGTGCTACGCGCACAAGCTGCTCACCGGCCGGTTCGTGAACTTCGGGACGCTGCGGCAGGCCGGCGGCATCTCCGGCTTCCCCCGGCGCGCCGAGAGCCCGCACGACGTCTTCGGCACCGGCCACAGCGGCACGAGCATCTCCGCGGCCTGCGGGCTGGCGGCGGCGCGCGACGCGCTGGGGGCGCGGCACAAGGTCGTCGCGGTCATCGGCGACGGCTCGCTCACCTCCGGCGAGGCCTTCGAGGCGCTCAACCACGCGGGCCACCTCAAGAAGGACCTCGTGGTCGTGCTCAACGACAACGAGATGTCGATCTCGCCGAACGTCGGCGCGCTCTCCTCGTACCTCAACCGCGTCCTGACCAGCCACCTGCCGACGCGCATGCGCGACGAGTTCGTGCGCTTCATCCGCTCGCTGCCGCACGTGGGCGAGCAGGCGGCGAAGATCGCCAAGCGCGTCGAGGAGTCGGTGAAGGCGCTCATCGTCCCGGGGCTGCTCTTCGAGGAGCTGGGCTTCCGCTACGTCGGCCCGATCCCCGGGCACGACGTGCGCAACCTGGTCGAGACCTTCCGCAACGTGCGCGAGGAGTTCCGCAAGCCGGTGCTCGTCCACGTGATCACCCGCAAGGGCAAGGGCTTCCCGCCCGCGGAGCGCGACCCGGCGCGCTACCACGGCGTCGGCCCGTTCGACCCGGCGACCGGCGCGCTCATCACGGCGCCGGCGCCGCCGTCCTACACCGCCGTCTTCGGCCGGGCGCTGGTCGGCGAGGGGGCGCGCGAGCCGCGCCTGGTCGCAATCACCGCGGCGATGCCCGACGGCACCGGGCTGGCGCCGTTCGCCGCCGCGCACCCCGCGCGCTTCTTCGACGTGGGGATCGCCGAGCAGCACGCGGTGACGTTCGCCGCCGGGCTCGCCTGCGAGGGGATGCGCCCGGTGGTCGCCATCTACTCGACCTTCCTGCAGCGCGGCTACGACCAGGTGCTCCACGATGTCTGCCTCCAGGGGCTGCCGGTGGTCTTCGCGCTGGACCGCGGCGGGCTCGTCGGCGACGACGGCGCGACGCACCACGGGCTCTTCGACCTTGCCTTCCTGCGGTCGATCCCGGGGATGGTCGTCGCGGCGCCGAAGGACGAGGCCGAGCTGGCGCGCCTGCTGCGCACCGCGCTGGCGCACCCCGGCCCCTTCGCGCTGCGCTACCCGCGCGGCGCCGGCCTCGGCGTGCCCGTGGACGAGGACCCGCAGCCGCTCCCCGTCGGCTCCTGGGAGGTGCTGCGGCCCGGCGGCGACCTGGCGATCCTCGCCGTCGGCCCCTGCGTGCGGCCCGCGCTCGAGGCGGCAGAGGCGCTGGCGGCCGAGGGGTGGCGGGTGGGCGTCGTCAACGCCCGCTTCGTCAAGCCGCTGGACGCCGCCGTGCTGGCGGAGACGGCGGCCGCGAACCCGCTGCTGATCACCGCCGAGGAGGGCGTGCTCGCCGGTGGCTTCGGCGACGCGGTGATCGCGCAGCTCGCCGAG